GGTGGGCATACAGGTAAATTGCGTAAAGATCTTAAGGTGCCTGCTGTTGGGGATTTGCGTAATTGCTTAGTAGCTCTTTCTGAAGAAGAAGATTTGATGCGGGAGTTTTTTGATTTTCGTTTCCAAAGGGGCAGGTATCTCAATGGGTATTCATTTGGCAATCTTTTTTTAGCAATGCTTTTGGAGATGGCTCGGGATTTAGATCAGGCTACTCAAATTGCTTCAGCTCTTTTAAAAGTAAAAGGCAAAGTAATACCTTCTTCCTTAGGTAATGCTCATCTTTGGGCAGAGTTAAAGAATGGAGAAAAAGTAAAAGGAGAAGCAGAGATTCCTAAGGCAGTAGTAAGGTTTAAAAGCCCAATTAAAAAAATTTGGCTTGAGCCTCCGCAAAAAATAAATCCCAAAGCTGTCAGAGCAATTAAAGAGAGTGATTTAATAGTTATTGGTCCCGGAAGTTTGTTTACCAGTATTTTGCCTAATTTTTTGGTTGCTGGCCTAAAAGAAGCGTTCAATAAAGCTAAGGTAAAGAAAATTTATGTGGTTAATGTCTCTCAAGAGCGCGGAGAAACAATGGGTTTTTCTGTGGAGGACCATTTGGATTGGCTTTTGGAGATGGGGATAGAGATTGATTTGGCTTTAGTTAATTCCCGAATTTTAAAAAAGGATGAAGATATTGTTCGTTTGGGCGGAGTGCGGAATATTTCGACTACAAAGAAAAAATATAAAAACATAGATATCTGTCGTGCTGATTTAATAGATCTTCAAAATCCTCTTTATCATCAGCCAAAGAAATTAGCGCGAAAAATTATAGAGTTGATCCAATAATCTTTAGTTGTTTTTATTGACTAGGGTGTTAAAATAAGATTGTATGCGGCCCATTATTGCAGCAAACTGGAAAATGAATCCCCGTTCTTTGCGTGAAGCAAAAAAAATCCTCAAGCAAATTAGAGACCTTTTAGTACCGATTGTAGGATTTGAAGCTTATGTGGCCCCTCCTTTTCCCTTTGTTAAGTCTCTTTACCCTTTAGTTCGGCTTACTTCCATAAAGCTTGGAGCTCAAAATATTCATTTTGAAAATGAAGGTGCTTTTACTGGAGAAGTCTCTTTGCCAATGATTGAAGAGTGGGTTGATTTTGTTATTATTGGTCATTCTGAGCGAAGAGCAATGGGGGAAACTAATAAAATAGTTAATCGTAAATTGCACCGAGTTTTAGATGCAGGGTTAAGGGCTATTCTTTGTATAGGAGAGTCAAAAGAAGATTATCTTAAGAAAGATAGCGAAAAGATTATTGAGCAACTAAGATCAGGACTTGAAGGGGTAAACTTAAAAAAAGTTTCCGAAGATTTAATTATTGCTTATGAGCCAGTGTGGGCTATTGGCACAGGCATTCCGGCTGATGCCTCTTATGTGGAAAAGAATGTGTTTTTAATCAGGCAGTTTATTTCTAGTCTTTATACGCGGGAAACCGGAGCTAAAGTCCCGGTTCTTTATGGAGGAAGTGTCAAAGCTCAAAATGTCAAAGATTTTATCAGTCGCCAAGGGATTAATGGTTTTTTGGTAGGTGGAGCCAGCTTGGATCCAGGAGAGTTTTCAGCGATCTGTCAACAGGCTAAAGAGCTTTATAAAACTAAAAATAAATGAGGAGGCTTTATGAAGTTTGCTATTAATGGTTTTGGGCGGATTGGCCGCACTTTTTTCCGCTCAGCTTATAAATTAGGTTTATTACCTGCAGCCATTAATGATTTAGGTCAGATAGACAGTTTGGCTTATCTTTTGAAATATGATTCCACTTATGGGAAATTTGAAGGCAAGATAAAAGTAGAAGGAGATAGCTTAGTAGTGGATGGCAAGAAAATAAAAATTTTATCTGAAAAAGATCCTTCCCGCTTGCCTTGGAAGAATTTGGGGGTTGATTTGGTAATTGAATCTACAGGTGTATTTAGAGAATACGCTCAAGCTTACCAGCATATTCAGGCTGGAGCTAAACAAGTGGTTATTTCTGCTCCTTTTAAAGGCGACAAACCAATGAAAACGATTATTTTTGGTATAAATCACTTAGATCTTTTTTCAGAGGATAAAGTATTTTCAATGGCTTCCTGCACTACTAACTGTTTAGTGCCAGTAGCTAAAATTCTGGATGATGAGTTGGGACTTGAGAAAGCTACCCTAAACACGATCCATTCTTTTACTATGGATCAAAAGCTTCAAGATGCGCCTCATAAAGATTTTCGTCGCGGCCGCAGCGCACTTCAATCAATCGTTCCTACTACTACTGGAGCTACTGAGGCTACAGCCAAAGTTCTTCCTAGCTTAGAAGGGAAGATGAATGGTTATGCTTTTCGAGTGCCCACGCCAACAGTTTCTATTATTGATTTTGTTGCTCTGGTGAAAAAAGAAACATCGGAAAAAGAGTTGCGCAAGCTTTTTAAGAAATATGTTCAAGAAGATAGCTTTTTGGGGGCTTTGAAAGTGGTAGAAGAGCCTGTAGTGTCAGTTGATTTTCGTGGCGATGAGGCTGCTTCGATTGTTGATTTGGAATTGATTCAAGTGATTGAAGGCAATCTTGTTCGCGTTGTTGCTTATTATGATAATGAAATGGGTTATGCCGCTCGTTTAGCTAAATTAGTGCAGTATATAGGTGATAAAATTCTTTAAAAGTGTTTTACACATTCCAATGTTCTCAAGAACATTGGAATATAAAAACTGGGTGTTAATATGAAATCATTAGGCAAACTTGAACCTGATAATAAAAAGGTTTTAGTCCGTTTAGATTTCGATGTGCCAATAGAAAAAGGAAAAATTATAGACACTTTTCGTCTAGATGCTTCGTTGCCTACTCTCAAATATCTTCAGCCCGCAGAAAAAATTTTTTTGGTTGGTCATTCGGGCAGACCAGAGGGGAAGGTTACAGAAGATTTATCTTTAAGACCTCAGGCAGATTATTTAGCTCAAAAATTAGGTTTATCTCTTAGAGAAGCTGCTTCCCCCTTTTTTTACCGACGATATCTTTTGGGGGACAAAATTGAGATTTTAGAGAATCTACGTTTTTTTATTGGCGAGGAGCATAATGAAAAAAAGTTTGCTCAGAAATATGCTGGCTTGGCTGATGTTTTTGTTTTTGAAGCCTTTGCTGTTTCCCATAGAAAGCATGCTTCAGTTTATTGGTTGCCAAAGATTTTACCTTCATATTTAGGTTTTCGGGCAGAAAAGGAAATAGAGATACTTTCACGTTTGAAGAGGGAATCTTCACAAACTTTGGCTGTTATTGGCGGCGGGAAGGCTAAGGATAAGGCAGATTTGGTTCATAAGTTTGCGGCCCAAAACATTCTTTTAGGAGGCAAAACCGCTAATGAACTTTACCTAAATAAGGAAAGTTTACCTAAAAATGTGGTTTTACCAATTGATGGCGTATTGCCTTCCGGGAAAGTTAAGGATTACGTTGATATGTCTAAAAAAGAAGTTCTTTCTGTTCGTGATCTAGGACCCAAAACAATTAAACTTTTTAGTGAGTTTTTGGACAAAAAAGGGAAAAACATTATTTTTGCTGGACCAGTAGGACAATTTGAAAAAAAGAGCTTTTCTTTAGGAACTAAAATTCTGTATCAAAGGGCTTTAGGCACAAAAAAATTTACTTTTCTTTTAGGTGGTGATTCTTCTTATGCGGCTTTAAAATTTTGTCTGAGAGAAAAATTTTCCTATGTTTCTGTAGGTGGTGGCGCTTCTCTTTCTTTTCTAAGCCGAAAATCTTTAGAATTTGGTGATGTTTTAACTTGATTTGATAAACAGGTCAACTTGGAGAGAGGGCTTAAAAATGCTACACTAAGATAGATGTATATAACTAATTCTAAAGATTTAGTTTTAAAGGCTTACAAAACAAAAAAGGCTATAGGAGCTTTTAATGCTCATAATTTAGAGGTGTTTGAGGCTGTAATTTCAGCTGCTAAAAGCAAAAAGGCGCCGGTTATAATCCAGATAACCCCCAAGACAGCTAAACATCTTCCTTTGCGTTATTTCAAAAAGATGGCTGAGGCAGCAGATAAGCTTTATCCAGAAGTGGATTTTGCTCTGCATTTGGATCATGGTGATAGTTTAGAAATAGTGCAGGAAGCGTTGGAGTTAGGTTTTAGTTCAGTTATGTTTGACGGCAGCCGGCTCTCTATGGAAAAAAATATCAAGCTTACCTGCCAAGTAAAAACTATGGCTCAGCGCTTTAGAGTAGCAGTTGAAGCAGAAATAGGAGAGATGCCAAAGACTGGTGATCGTTTCCAAAAAAGTAATCTTTTGGGTTTAGATACAATAGAGAGGTTTATAAAAAAAACAAGAGTAGATTTTTTGGCTTTGCCTTTAGGCACAAAACACGGAATGCCGGCACCGGGAGGGAAAGAGCATATTAATATTAATTATTTAAAAAAGATTTCAAAAAGCATAAAAGTTCCCTTGGTTCTTCATGGTGCTTCTGGGGTAGGCAAGCAGGAATTAAGACAGGCAAGAAGATATGGGGTGGCTAAGGTTAATTTTGATACTGCTTTGCGTAAGATTTTTACCTACGCTTTAGGCAAGTTTTTAAAAGCTAAACCCCAAGAAGATGATTTAAGGGTCTATTTAGAAGAGGCGCGGCTTGCTACTGAAAAAATAGTTAAAGATAAAATTGAAGCCTTGTATTTTTAACTTAAATAATGGAGAAAATTTTTGTTTTAGGCAAAGCTTTGTGGGATGTAATTTTGGAAACCGAAGTAGAGCTCAAGGAGAATTTTTTTTGTTTTCCTTTTAAAGAAAAAACCTTAGCTAAGAGTCTTGTTCAAGAGCCGGGAGGAGGAGCATTAAATACCAGTTTAGCTTTTAAAAAATTAGGTTTTGAACCAATACCTCTTGCTGTTGTTGGCAAGGATTTTTTGGGAGAGGAAATCAGGGAAAGATTAAAAGAAGAGGGAATAACAACTAAATTTATAGGTTCTACCCATAAACATACTGGCACTTCAGTAATTGTCTTGGGCAAAAAAGGTTTGCATACCGCCCTGATTTATCCCGGAGCCAATAAAGAGTTAGAAGCTGATGATATTGATACTGCTGTTCTCAAAGAAGCGCGCTGGTGGCTTATTCTTTCTTGGGGAAATGTTAATGAGGAGATAATTAAAGAAATAGTTAATAAAAAAGAAAAATTAGGTAAACATTTGGTTTTCAATCCCGGCAAAATCCAGCTGCAGTATCCCGAGAAACTTAAATCCCTATTGGCTGTTACTGATATTTTGATTGTTAATAAACAAGAGCTTTTTTCTTTAGTAGGCAGGGGAAAATCTTTGTCAGAAACATTGGTTAAAGCTGTAGGGTGGGGACCCAAAATTGTGGTTGCTACCTTAGGTAGACAGGGCTCTATTGTCTATGACGGCGGCTACTTTTATCGTACGCCAGTTTATCCAGCTGCAGTAGTTGATTCTTTAGGTTGTGGTGATGCTTTTACTAGTGCTTTTTTAGCTTGGTTTATTAAAACAGGTAAAATAGAACAAGCTGTTTTGGCTGGTACTATTAATTCTGCTTCAGTGGTTTCTGAAAGAGGAACAGTTGCCGGGCAACTTACAGATAAAGAAATAAGTAAAAAGATTGCGAACGCTGAAATAAAAGTCAAAAAAGAAAAAGTTTCCCAATAAATTTAGCTTGAAGTTTTTTCTTTTGCTGGATGCCTTTCTTTTTCGGCAATTTTTAATTTTCTTTATTTTCCACAGTTTTTTGTTTGCTTTTTCTTTTGTGAATTGTTATGAATAAAAAGAACATTTATGAATTATTATGAAAAAGAAAAGTAGCCGACTTTACAGACGTATCAGTTTTTCTTTAGATAAAGGGATTTTAAAAGAAGTAGAAAATTTTGCCAAAGAAAAAAATTTTTCCTCTTTATCACGGACAGCAGAATACCTTTTTAAAAAAGCTTTGGGTA
This portion of the bacterium genome encodes:
- a CDS encoding YvcK family protein; its protein translation is MRWGDFWQSWFKWLAYSPEEMLYHAPKITLIGGGSGLARLLQGLKQYTYNLSAIVTVFDSGGHTGKLRKDLKVPAVGDLRNCLVALSEEEDLMREFFDFRFQRGRYLNGYSFGNLFLAMLLEMARDLDQATQIASALLKVKGKVIPSSLGNAHLWAELKNGEKVKGEAEIPKAVVRFKSPIKKIWLEPPQKINPKAVRAIKESDLIVIGPGSLFTSILPNFLVAGLKEAFNKAKVKKIYVVNVSQERGETMGFSVEDHLDWLLEMGIEIDLALVNSRILKKDEDIVRLGGVRNISTTKKKYKNIDICRADLIDLQNPLYHQPKKLARKIIELIQ
- a CDS encoding triose-phosphate isomerase, whose amino-acid sequence is MRPIIAANWKMNPRSLREAKKILKQIRDLLVPIVGFEAYVAPPFPFVKSLYPLVRLTSIKLGAQNIHFENEGAFTGEVSLPMIEEWVDFVIIGHSERRAMGETNKIVNRKLHRVLDAGLRAILCIGESKEDYLKKDSEKIIEQLRSGLEGVNLKKVSEDLIIAYEPVWAIGTGIPADASYVEKNVFLIRQFISSLYTRETGAKVPVLYGGSVKAQNVKDFISRQGINGFLVGGASLDPGEFSAICQQAKELYKTKNK
- a CDS encoding aldehyde dehydrogenase; translation: MKFAINGFGRIGRTFFRSAYKLGLLPAAINDLGQIDSLAYLLKYDSTYGKFEGKIKVEGDSLVVDGKKIKILSEKDPSRLPWKNLGVDLVIESTGVFREYAQAYQHIQAGAKQVVISAPFKGDKPMKTIIFGINHLDLFSEDKVFSMASCTTNCLVPVAKILDDELGLEKATLNTIHSFTMDQKLQDAPHKDFRRGRSALQSIVPTTTGATEATAKVLPSLEGKMNGYAFRVPTPTVSIIDFVALVKKETSEKELRKLFKKYVQEDSFLGALKVVEEPVVSVDFRGDEAASIVDLELIQVIEGNLVRVVAYYDNEMGYAARLAKLVQYIGDKIL
- a CDS encoding phosphoglycerate kinase → MKSLGKLEPDNKKVLVRLDFDVPIEKGKIIDTFRLDASLPTLKYLQPAEKIFLVGHSGRPEGKVTEDLSLRPQADYLAQKLGLSLREAASPFFYRRYLLGDKIEILENLRFFIGEEHNEKKFAQKYAGLADVFVFEAFAVSHRKHASVYWLPKILPSYLGFRAEKEIEILSRLKRESSQTLAVIGGGKAKDKADLVHKFAAQNILLGGKTANELYLNKESLPKNVVLPIDGVLPSGKVKDYVDMSKKEVLSVRDLGPKTIKLFSEFLDKKGKNIIFAGPVGQFEKKSFSLGTKILYQRALGTKKFTFLLGGDSSYAALKFCLREKFSYVSVGGGASLSFLSRKSLEFGDVLT
- a CDS encoding class II fructose-bisphosphate aldolase family protein; the protein is MYITNSKDLVLKAYKTKKAIGAFNAHNLEVFEAVISAAKSKKAPVIIQITPKTAKHLPLRYFKKMAEAADKLYPEVDFALHLDHGDSLEIVQEALELGFSSVMFDGSRLSMEKNIKLTCQVKTMAQRFRVAVEAEIGEMPKTGDRFQKSNLLGLDTIERFIKKTRVDFLALPLGTKHGMPAPGGKEHININYLKKISKSIKVPLVLHGASGVGKQELRQARRYGVAKVNFDTALRKIFTYALGKFLKAKPQEDDLRVYLEEARLATEKIVKDKIEALYF
- a CDS encoding carbohydrate kinase family protein, with amino-acid sequence MEKIFVLGKALWDVILETEVELKENFFCFPFKEKTLAKSLVQEPGGGALNTSLAFKKLGFEPIPLAVVGKDFLGEEIRERLKEEGITTKFIGSTHKHTGTSVIVLGKKGLHTALIYPGANKELEADDIDTAVLKEARWWLILSWGNVNEEIIKEIVNKKEKLGKHLVFNPGKIQLQYPEKLKSLLAVTDILIVNKQELFSLVGRGKSLSETLVKAVGWGPKIVVATLGRQGSIVYDGGYFYRTPVYPAAVVDSLGCGDAFTSAFLAWFIKTGKIEQAVLAGTINSASVVSERGTVAGQLTDKEISKKIANAEIKVKKEKVSQ